A window from Bordetella petrii encodes these proteins:
- a CDS encoding nucleotidyltransferase family protein: protein MSSTSAVHHCVGVLLAAGEGLRYRAARRALRDAAHKLLARLPDGRPVAQASASTLLAALPDTIAVVADRPPELPALLSRLGCSILKAPPAPRGMGVSLAAAARHLLARPAPAGQLPGCAVALADMPWLRADTLRLLLQQAASDRIIVPVCRGRRGHPVVFGGAFLPELAELDGDTGARALLERHGALEIECDDAGILHDIDTPQDLLTGNPTR from the coding sequence GTGTCCTCAACATCGGCAGTGCATCACTGCGTGGGCGTATTGCTGGCGGCAGGCGAAGGCCTGCGCTACCGCGCCGCGCGCCGCGCCCTGCGCGACGCCGCCCACAAGCTGCTGGCCCGCCTTCCCGACGGACGCCCCGTGGCGCAGGCCAGCGCCAGCACGCTGCTGGCCGCCCTGCCCGACACCATCGCCGTGGTGGCCGACCGGCCGCCGGAACTGCCTGCCCTGCTGTCGCGGCTGGGCTGCTCCATTTTGAAAGCGCCGCCGGCGCCGCGCGGCATGGGCGTGTCGCTGGCCGCGGCGGCCCGCCACCTGCTGGCCCGCCCGGCTCCTGCCGGCCAATTGCCTGGCTGCGCGGTGGCGCTGGCCGACATGCCCTGGCTGCGCGCCGACACCCTGCGCCTGCTGCTGCAGCAGGCCGCCAGCGACCGCATCATCGTGCCCGTGTGCCGGGGCCGGCGCGGCCACCCCGTGGTGTTCGGCGGCGCCTTCCTGCCCGAGCTGGCCGAGCTCGACGGCGACACCGGCGCGCGCGCCCTGCTGGAACGGCACGGCGCGCTGGAAATCGAATGCGACGATGCCGGCATCCTGCACGACATCGACACCCCCCAAGACCTGCTCACAGGAAACCCCACCCGATGA